The following coding sequences are from one Saprospiraceae bacterium window:
- a CDS encoding peptidylprolyl isomerase, with the protein MKIKLLFAFGLLSMLVLTACQSGSKKTANGETLVMIETDYGNMKVKLYNSTPNHRDNFIKLAKEGYYNELLFHRVISGFMIQGGDPHSKNAPANAMLGGGGPDYNLEPEFGKFHFKGALAAARLSDQANPRKRSSGSQFYIVQGGPVSADMLQGMAAQKGITYSQEDLQRYQSVGGTPFLDNEYTVFGEVIEGLDVIDKIAGQPTNEANRPQQDIRMKVRVL; encoded by the coding sequence ATGAAAATAAAATTACTGTTTGCATTTGGCTTACTCTCCATGTTGGTGTTGACAGCTTGTCAATCCGGATCCAAGAAAACTGCGAATGGAGAAACTCTGGTCATGATTGAGACAGATTATGGCAACATGAAGGTGAAACTTTATAACTCCACACCAAATCACCGTGATAATTTCATCAAACTGGCAAAAGAAGGATATTACAATGAGCTTTTGTTTCACCGTGTGATCTCAGGGTTTATGATCCAAGGCGGTGATCCACATTCAAAGAATGCGCCAGCCAATGCAATGCTTGGTGGGGGAGGTCCGGACTATAATTTAGAACCTGAATTTGGCAAGTTTCACTTCAAAGGAGCCCTGGCCGCTGCAAGACTAAGTGATCAAGCCAATCCTCGAAAACGATCTTCCGGTTCCCAATTTTATATCGTACAGGGTGGCCCTGTAAGTGCAGACATGTTACAAGGTATGGCTGCCCAAAAGGGAATAACGTATTCTCAGGAGGATTTGCAAAGGTATCAGAGTGTAGGAGGCACACCTTTTCTGGATAATGAGTACACTGTGTTCGGGGAAGTAATAGAAGGCCTGGATGTAATCGACAAAATCGCAGGACAACCTACAAATGAAGCCAATAGACCTCAACAAGATATTAGGATGAAAGTCCGTGTCCTTTAA
- a CDS encoding ABC transporter permease produces MILPAYIAARYIISKKSSQVINWITGISILGIACGTTALILVLSVFNGFEELLSGMFSKHNPDIKITVVQGRYFEEDKTLLSKITVLDEIQFVSRTLEQTAMFQYGDNQDFGIIKGVDESFHQVCGMDSALIEVSDLPDKDKSDDIYIASGMANKLGVDITNQIEPVRVYCPGLNLENSDWQLSGVPYQAFEPRGVYAFRQDQDANYMICQLDFLRNYLSSPTELSAYEIKLKSSNARHSKTVVTKLNQILGSDYIVKDRMKQDEAFLKIMKLEKWLFFTLFSLTLILVSFTLVGTVWMIVLEKRKDVSILKSLGLDDPYTKQIFLMVGILVTICGIILGFVTSYAFYFLQKKYKLIGVPEEFIIDSYPMQMRFTDFILVALVVLVIGTLATLLPVKKVGEIKAIFRED; encoded by the coding sequence ATGATTCTGCCTGCCTATATAGCTGCCAGATATATCATTTCGAAAAAATCATCTCAGGTGATCAACTGGATAACAGGCATATCTATCTTAGGAATAGCTTGTGGCACAACAGCGCTGATCCTTGTCCTCAGTGTTTTCAATGGATTTGAGGAGCTCCTGTCAGGGATGTTTAGCAAACATAATCCAGATATTAAAATCACAGTGGTACAGGGGCGGTATTTTGAAGAAGACAAGACTCTATTAAGCAAAATAACTGTGCTTGATGAAATACAGTTTGTGAGCAGGACCTTGGAGCAAACAGCGATGTTTCAATATGGAGACAATCAGGATTTCGGTATAATTAAAGGTGTTGATGAGTCTTTTCATCAGGTGTGTGGAATGGACTCTGCGCTAATTGAAGTTTCGGATTTACCTGACAAGGACAAATCCGATGATATTTATATTGCTTCAGGGATGGCTAATAAATTGGGGGTGGATATCACTAACCAAATTGAACCAGTACGGGTATATTGTCCGGGATTGAATCTGGAAAACTCAGATTGGCAACTGTCAGGTGTTCCCTATCAGGCTTTCGAACCAAGAGGCGTATATGCATTCCGCCAAGATCAGGATGCAAATTATATGATTTGCCAGCTGGACTTTTTGCGAAACTACCTGTCTTCCCCAACTGAATTAAGTGCGTATGAGATAAAACTGAAATCATCAAATGCACGTCATTCCAAAACTGTCGTCACCAAATTGAATCAGATTCTAGGATCGGATTATATTGTTAAAGACCGCATGAAACAAGATGAGGCATTTCTTAAAATTATGAAGTTGGAAAAATGGCTTTTTTTTACGCTATTCAGTCTTACCTTGATTCTGGTATCCTTTACGCTTGTTGGTACAGTTTGGATGATCGTACTAGAAAAGCGAAAGGATGTGAGCATTTTGAAGTCATTGGGTCTTGATGATCCTTATACGAAACAAATATTTCTCATGGTTGGAATCCTGGTCACAATTTGTGGGATTATTCTAGGGTTTGTAACATCATATGCATTTTATTTTTTGCAAAAAAAGTATAAACTTATTGGTGTCCCTGAAGAGTTTATTATTGATTCTTATCCGATGCAAATGAGATTTACCGATTTTATTTTGGTAGCATTGGTCGTACTGGTAATAGGAACTTTGGCGACTTTGCTACCGGTTAAAAAAGTAGGTGAAATTAAAGCAATTTTTAGGGAAGATTAG
- a CDS encoding serine hydrolase, translating into MINKLKYIILFALTLGQVSGQIQSQDEWIAEQMYRMSVREKIGQLFVIRANSTDDEKQQLSVENLIRNYAIGGICFFQGKASKQIELIQKYQVLSKIPLMISMDAEFGPAMRLKQDALPFPKQLTLGAIDDNQMIFDMGKEVARQLRCVGVHMNYAPCVDIYVNPKNPVINDRSFGSDRYVVTEKALAYMEGMQAGGILNCLKHFPGHGDTEVDSHLDLPLVSHDRRHMDSLELYPYRILMNSKPDAVMVGHIQIPALDTQANRATSLSHKVVSEILKDEYHFEGLVITDALEMKGVAKHFVSGELELEALKAGNDILLLSENVPVAIDRIEQAINSGEISIEDINLKLIKILRAKWKLQLYKPILPSVENISTEINAPEAKALRDKIYRKSITLIKDDFQQVPIRDLKQKTLFIAVGVDEEPMFLTRCKKYLPKSRMLFSKTPSSFKISDLELAKFDHIIISIHKTNYKFETNYGLSDENIQFVKSVCKSNKVSLVIFGNPHVADFFQDASAQILCYEENTLSQDITAQLLFGTDAFTGRCPVRLKEKTQGSIIPLKRPSLQRLGYAEPEAVGLASSLVEKIDTIAQQLIQDHASPGCQILVARRGKIVYQKSFGYLRYDSLEPVTENTIYDLASITKIAATVPALMILDDYGKVNLSSTLASLIPSLEGSNKADIKLKDILLHQSRMVSWIPFYKASLISPDTLNIRIDSFYRTERNDSFQLEICNHEFMRNDFLDTVFSKIINSRLHTEKKYLYSDLGFYFIPQIIGMISGKSFERFLQERFYNTLGLETMTFNPLKSAVPLSQIAPSECDHYWRQEEVQGYVHDMGAAITHGISGHAGLFSNAMDLAIIMQCYLNLGNYGGHELISSGTVRYYTARDGELMRRGIGFDLPELGPNLNPYISTLASPKTFGHQGFTGTCAWVDPDQEIMYIFLSNRTFPDSSQNKLHKNRYRTKIQDSIYNSILP; encoded by the coding sequence TTGATCAACAAACTGAAATATATTATATTGTTCGCCCTGACTTTGGGACAAGTCTCCGGGCAAATTCAATCGCAGGACGAATGGATTGCTGAACAAATGTACAGGATGTCAGTAAGAGAGAAAATCGGACAATTGTTTGTCATCAGAGCAAATAGTACTGACGACGAAAAGCAACAATTATCGGTTGAAAATCTGATCAGGAATTATGCAATTGGAGGAATTTGTTTTTTTCAAGGAAAAGCGAGCAAACAAATCGAATTAATTCAGAAATATCAGGTGCTTTCCAAGATACCCTTGATGATAAGTATGGATGCTGAATTTGGACCGGCAATGAGGTTGAAACAAGACGCTTTGCCTTTTCCAAAACAGCTTACACTTGGTGCAATAGATGATAATCAAATGATATTTGATATGGGCAAGGAAGTCGCAAGACAATTGCGATGTGTTGGTGTCCATATGAATTATGCACCTTGCGTGGATATATATGTGAATCCAAAGAATCCTGTCATCAACGATAGATCTTTTGGTTCTGATCGTTATGTGGTTACGGAAAAGGCATTGGCTTATATGGAAGGCATGCAAGCAGGAGGGATTTTAAATTGTCTCAAACATTTTCCGGGACATGGCGATACGGAAGTGGATTCTCATCTTGACTTGCCCTTAGTGTCACACGATAGAAGACATATGGATAGTCTGGAATTGTATCCTTACCGAATCCTGATGAATTCAAAACCTGATGCAGTCATGGTAGGTCATATTCAAATACCTGCTTTAGACACTCAGGCAAATCGAGCTACAAGCCTTTCACATAAAGTGGTATCAGAGATATTGAAGGATGAGTATCACTTTGAAGGCTTGGTGATCACAGATGCACTTGAAATGAAAGGCGTTGCCAAGCATTTTGTATCAGGAGAATTGGAACTTGAAGCTTTGAAAGCTGGAAATGATATATTGTTATTGAGCGAAAATGTTCCGGTAGCAATCGACAGGATAGAGCAAGCCATAAATTCCGGTGAAATCAGTATAGAAGATATCAACCTCAAATTGATTAAAATACTTCGTGCAAAGTGGAAACTGCAATTATATAAACCTATACTTCCTTCCGTTGAAAATATTTCAACAGAGATTAATGCCCCTGAGGCCAAAGCACTGCGCGATAAAATATATCGCAAATCCATTACTCTCATCAAGGACGATTTTCAGCAAGTGCCAATTCGTGATCTTAAGCAGAAAACACTATTTATCGCTGTTGGTGTGGACGAAGAGCCAATGTTTCTAACCCGATGTAAGAAATATTTACCTAAATCCAGAATGTTATTTTCAAAAACTCCCTCAAGTTTTAAAATCAGTGATTTAGAGTTGGCAAAGTTCGATCACATAATTATCTCAATACACAAGACTAACTATAAATTTGAAACTAATTATGGCCTTTCAGATGAAAATATTCAATTTGTCAAATCAGTATGCAAAAGTAATAAAGTCAGTCTCGTAATATTTGGAAATCCGCATGTAGCCGATTTTTTTCAGGATGCTTCTGCTCAAATTTTGTGCTATGAAGAAAACACTCTCAGTCAGGATATAACAGCTCAACTGCTATTTGGTACAGATGCTTTTACCGGGCGCTGTCCTGTTCGTTTGAAAGAAAAAACTCAGGGATCCATTATACCTTTGAAAAGACCTTCACTCCAACGTCTTGGATATGCTGAGCCGGAAGCTGTAGGTCTTGCATCTTCATTAGTTGAGAAAATTGACACTATTGCTCAACAATTGATCCAGGATCATGCTAGTCCAGGTTGCCAAATTCTGGTTGCTCGAAGAGGAAAAATAGTTTACCAAAAGAGTTTTGGATACCTCAGGTACGATTCTCTAGAGCCTGTCACTGAGAATACGATTTATGACCTGGCTTCTATTACAAAGATTGCAGCAACTGTACCCGCTTTGATGATATTGGATGACTATGGAAAAGTAAATTTGAGTTCTACACTAGCTTCATTAATTCCTTCTTTGGAAGGTTCAAATAAAGCAGATATCAAATTGAAAGATATTCTATTGCACCAATCGCGAATGGTGTCTTGGATTCCTTTTTACAAGGCTTCATTGATATCACCTGATACATTGAATATTAGGATAGATAGTTTTTATCGTACTGAACGAAATGATTCATTTCAGTTGGAGATCTGTAATCATGAGTTTATGAGGAATGATTTTTTGGATACGGTTTTCTCAAAAATTATAAATAGCAGGTTGCACACAGAAAAAAAGTATTTGTATTCCGACCTAGGATTCTACTTCATCCCACAAATTATAGGAATGATCTCTGGAAAATCATTCGAACGATTTTTGCAAGAGAGATTTTACAATACTTTAGGACTAGAAACGATGACTTTCAATCCATTGAAATCTGCTGTTCCGCTGTCACAAATTGCGCCCAGTGAATGTGATCATTATTGGAGACAAGAAGAAGTGCAAGGGTATGTCCATGATATGGGTGCAGCCATCACACATGGTATCAGTGGTCACGCAGGTTTATTTTCAAATGCAATGGATCTTGCAATTATTATGCAATGTTATTTAAATTTAGGAAATTATGGTGGACACGAATTGATTTCTTCGGGCACTGTGAGATATTATACAGCCAGAGATGGAGAATTGATGAGAAGAGGAATTGGTTTTGATCTTCCTGAACTTGGTCCTAATCTCAATCCTTATATTTCAACTTTAGCATCTCCCAAAACTTTCGGTCATCAAGGATTTACTGGTACATGTGCTTGGGTAGATCCTGATCAGGAAATCATGTATATCTTTTTATCCAATAGGACATTTCCTGATTCGTCACAGAATAAATTACATAAAAACCGCTATAGAACCAAGATCCAAGACAGTATTTACAATTCCATTCTGCCCTGA
- a CDS encoding glycosyltransferase family 39 protein codes for MIKKQPASLDKNQFLWSIYRPYLAWFIPILAAILYLNTVLHDFVLDDAIVLSKNEFVQKGISGIPDILSKDTFKGFFKKEGKDKLISGGRYRPLTLVVFAVLFEIFGNSAFVFHLFMVIAYSALCWLIYKLLSEILKDYPSGENLAIVASLLFAVHPVHTESVANIKGLDEVFALGFSLLSYYLIVLYLKQNRISFMIGSVLSFLIALFSKENAIVYLALIPIYLLFIRKPASQKSWYALGGLACAALFFILVRSYVLNWSFSSSAGTELMNNSFLKWNNGSYVEFSLIEKLGTISFTLWKYFALIFFPYPLTHDYYPRHIGIYSFHDVKSILGLVITFALFVFGVFNIRKNPWYSFAAFAYLLPLILVSNLFFPVGTNMGERFLFMPSFGIILLISFYLIPLLSQFKVLQYVFIGVLLLFSIMTVMRNPAWKNDFTLFSTDVKTSTNSAKINNAMGGILIEGLHLETDSSELRRKANTAIRYLDKAIEIHPLYYDAIVLKANAYYYLKDFPTAVKLYQSVLAQKPGDESANKNLPLALREYGRDLGMNQHNPVVAKDILLQAYKINPSDIETIMLLGIAEGSTNNNEAALKYFDEAIQINPENAQAHFNKNIALLNLGRKLEAEQALMRAKELDPQILSKNGIQ; via the coding sequence ATGATTAAAAAACAACCGGCATCTCTCGATAAAAATCAATTTTTGTGGTCAATTTACAGACCCTATTTAGCTTGGTTTATCCCAATCCTGGCAGCTATCCTGTATCTTAATACAGTTCTGCATGATTTTGTACTTGATGATGCTATTGTGTTGTCCAAAAATGAATTTGTTCAAAAAGGCATTTCAGGAATTCCGGATATATTATCCAAAGACACTTTCAAGGGATTTTTCAAGAAGGAAGGAAAAGATAAACTAATATCAGGTGGAAGATACAGACCGTTGACTTTGGTTGTATTTGCTGTTTTGTTTGAAATTTTTGGAAACTCTGCATTTGTGTTCCATTTGTTCATGGTTATTGCATATTCAGCTTTGTGCTGGTTGATTTATAAATTGCTTTCGGAAATTTTAAAGGATTACCCTTCCGGCGAAAACCTTGCAATAGTTGCAAGCCTGCTTTTTGCAGTACATCCGGTGCACACCGAAAGTGTAGCGAATATTAAGGGTTTGGATGAAGTATTTGCCCTTGGATTTTCTTTATTGAGTTATTATCTCATCGTACTATATCTAAAGCAAAACAGAATATCATTCATGATTGGATCTGTTTTAAGTTTTCTGATCGCTCTGTTTTCGAAAGAAAATGCAATCGTGTATCTCGCATTAATTCCCATTTATTTGTTATTCATCCGGAAGCCGGCGAGTCAGAAATCTTGGTATGCTTTGGGAGGTTTAGCATGTGCAGCCTTATTTTTCATTCTTGTCCGATCTTATGTACTCAATTGGTCTTTCAGCAGTTCCGCAGGTACGGAATTGATGAATAATTCTTTTTTAAAATGGAATAATGGAAGCTATGTTGAATTTAGTTTGATTGAGAAATTGGGGACGATTTCCTTTACGCTTTGGAAATATTTTGCATTGATCTTCTTTCCATATCCATTGACTCACGATTATTACCCTCGCCACATTGGTATATATTCTTTTCACGATGTGAAGAGCATTTTAGGACTCGTGATCACCTTTGCATTATTTGTTTTTGGTGTCTTCAATATTAGGAAAAACCCTTGGTATAGTTTTGCCGCTTTTGCATATTTATTACCTCTGATCCTGGTGAGTAATCTCTTTTTTCCTGTAGGTACTAATATGGGAGAGCGATTTTTATTTATGCCAAGTTTTGGGATTATTTTACTCATTTCATTTTATTTGATCCCTCTGCTTTCTCAATTCAAAGTGCTTCAATATGTTTTCATTGGAGTATTGTTACTTTTTTCGATCATGACTGTCATGAGAAATCCTGCATGGAAGAATGATTTCACTCTATTTTCTACCGATGTAAAGACTTCAACCAACAGTGCAAAAATTAATAATGCAATGGGAGGAATTCTCATCGAAGGACTTCATTTGGAGACTGATTCTTCCGAACTACGGAGGAAAGCCAACACTGCCATCCGGTATTTGGATAAAGCAATAGAAATCCACCCTTTGTATTATGATGCTATTGTGCTCAAAGCAAATGCGTACTATTACCTCAAGGATTTTCCTACAGCTGTGAAATTGTACCAAAGTGTTCTCGCTCAGAAGCCTGGTGACGAAAGTGCAAATAAAAATTTGCCATTAGCGCTTCGTGAATATGGTAGAGATTTGGGAATGAATCAACACAATCCCGTTGTGGCAAAAGATATATTGCTCCAGGCTTATAAAATAAACCCAAGTGACATTGAAACTATCATGTTGTTGGGAATTGCCGAGGGAAGCACAAACAACAACGAAGCGGCTTTAAAATATTTTGATGAGGCAATTCAAATCAATCCAGAAAATGCTCAAGCCCACTTCAATAAAAATATAGCATTGCTCAATTTAGGGAGGAAGTTAGAAGCAGAACAAGCTTTAATGAGAGCCAAAGAACTGGATCCTCAAATATTATCCAAGAACGGAATTCAATAA
- a CDS encoding YebC/PmpR family DNA-binding transcriptional regulator encodes MGRIFEVRKHKMFARYAKMSKQFARISKEVFMAVKASGPNPDSNPRLRAAMQNAKSVNMPKDRLESAIKKASSKDEKDLELLTYEGYAPHGIAVFVETATDNPTRTVANIRSYFNKYGGSLGVNGSVGFMFEHKCQFRVKKKSDDLDLDVLELDLIDSGMEELNAEADEITVYGEFDSFGKLQSYFEKNEYEIIESGFDRVPTTTKKLNAEQEEEVNKLLDKIEEDDDVQNVYSTME; translated from the coding sequence ATGGGTAGGATTTTTGAAGTAAGAAAGCATAAAATGTTTGCGCGATATGCCAAAATGAGCAAACAGTTTGCTAGAATCAGCAAAGAGGTTTTTATGGCTGTAAAAGCATCCGGACCCAATCCGGACAGCAATCCGCGTCTGCGTGCCGCCATGCAGAACGCCAAATCCGTCAACATGCCTAAAGATCGACTTGAGTCAGCTATCAAGAAAGCGAGTTCCAAGGACGAGAAAGACCTCGAATTGCTTACCTATGAAGGCTATGCACCGCATGGAATTGCCGTGTTTGTAGAAACAGCAACGGACAACCCCACGCGAACTGTTGCCAATATTAGATCCTACTTCAATAAATATGGAGGATCCCTTGGTGTCAACGGGTCTGTAGGTTTTATGTTTGAACACAAATGTCAGTTTCGTGTAAAGAAGAAATCAGATGATCTCGATTTGGATGTGCTGGAACTAGATCTGATCGACAGTGGTATGGAAGAGCTCAATGCCGAAGCTGATGAAATTACAGTGTATGGTGAGTTTGATTCATTTGGAAAATTGCAATCCTACTTTGAAAAAAACGAATACGAGATCATCGAATCTGGTTTTGACCGAGTACCCACCACTACCAAAAAACTAAACGCAGAGCAAGAAGAAGAAGTCAATAAGCTTTTAGATAAAATTGAAGAAGATGATGATGTGCAAAACGTTTACAGCACCATGGAATAA
- a CDS encoding OmpA family protein translates to MLQKCKSDIADCERDKNDILVQYKTRLSNADSDLSTRDTKIKSLEDQLDYVKRTNRNLLERLSDLSVISKSGAESIKKSLESMNEKDKQLSQLNAGLRQKDSLNLALVLNLKRSLSDVPSDDIQIEVKKGVVYISLSDKMLYRSGSSSITEPAFNVLSKIAKILNDYKELDILVEGHTDNVPISTACLEDNWDLSAKRATSVVRALQNRFSVDPARMTAGGRSEFEPKSDNSTAMGKKENRRTEIIILPKLDQFFKLMENK, encoded by the coding sequence ATGCTGCAAAAATGCAAAAGCGACATAGCTGATTGTGAACGAGACAAGAATGACATCCTGGTCCAATATAAAACGAGACTAAGCAATGCAGACTCTGATCTTTCCACCCGAGATACAAAAATCAAATCTTTGGAAGACCAACTAGATTATGTCAAGCGCACCAATAGAAACCTTCTCGAAAGACTATCCGACCTGTCTGTGATTAGCAAATCAGGTGCTGAGAGTATTAAAAAATCACTGGAGTCAATGAATGAAAAAGACAAACAACTCTCACAATTGAATGCTGGACTGAGGCAAAAGGATTCCCTTAATCTGGCACTTGTTCTCAACCTGAAGAGGTCTCTGAGTGATGTGCCAAGTGATGATATACAAATAGAAGTCAAGAAAGGTGTGGTCTATATATCTCTATCTGACAAAATGTTGTATCGCTCTGGCAGCTCTTCCATTACAGAACCCGCCTTTAATGTGTTGAGCAAGATTGCCAAAATCCTCAATGATTATAAAGAATTAGATATTTTGGTTGAAGGTCACACAGACAATGTGCCGATCTCCACAGCCTGCCTAGAAGACAACTGGGATCTCAGCGCCAAGAGAGCCACCTCAGTAGTCCGTGCTTTGCAAAATAGATTCTCGGTCGATCCTGCGAGAATGACTGCAGGAGGACGTTCTGAGTTTGAACCAAAATCAGACAATTCGACCGCAATGGGTAAGAAAGAAAACAGAAGAACAGAAATCATCATATTGCCTAAACTCGATCAGTTCTTCAAACTGATGGAAAACAAGTAA